In the Ornithodoros turicata isolate Travis chromosome 5, ASM3712646v1, whole genome shotgun sequence genome, TGCAAGAcgatttctttcgagtaataaacacgtgcagcacatggtccaccttcaaatacaatattggcacaacactttcaggCCCAACAGAGATAATATGGGACAGCTAAGTACTGACAGGAGATTTTAGCtcaccgtgtccccaacagtacgtTTAGTCAAGCTAAGCCACCGTCAAATTTCAGCTTCAAATCCGTAACTTTACCCGATATACTTGTGGAAGTGACTAGTATCTTAACACTATTGAACGGTGACACTTACCGGGGAGGTGTTTAGGAAACAGATTGGTGACAGACCCGAAGATGATCCCCAAAATGGCGGTTATAATAAATCCTATCCACCACGCTCCAACCCATGCACCGCTATCTGGCGTCAGGTTGAGGCTGCAAGGCAATGTCCTCATTTCCATCTATTCGTCATAAAACTTCCCGGCGACGAAATATATTAGCCGTTCTCATAGTACATTTTAGGAAATTAGCTCTTGGCTACGACCAGCCTGCAACGAAATGAGTCTTATACATACGCCTTGACATCGGTTGATATGTCCACGAAGCGCTTGAGCATCAGGCCTCCACATATAAAGCCGATCGCTGGACCGAAGACACTCATGCTGTTAAATATACCTGGGAAGACGACAAAGGTGAAAGGTAAGTTCAAATACGTCCTGAATGCGTTGCCATAGCCCACGGTAGACCTCAGCAGGAGCAGACTTTTCCGGGCTCGACCCGGCCCAGGctcatcgaaaaatggcccggccggCCCGGCCTTCCTGTTTTTAtacggcccggcccggcccggctcGTCCCGGTCCCGTGACTCTGCGAATAGGGCTCGGCCTAGCATTTTCAGACGTGACTTAtgcgtttctagcgcttatcaaacaaatttatcagtaaattcacAAAAGAAGACAAGGCCACAAAATCTACAAGAGCTGTCGGTTTAACACCActacagcacgagaccaaattaaatccaacaacaacaacaactttattgcgagatggagagtttcatcgcaagggccgatactctaccccattactggtggtgatgtgggggaatgaaataatgcgcCCGTTAAATCCAGAAGGCACGCTGTCAAGCGCGTTATCGTTCCACTACAAGTTTTTCtggaggtagaggatgttgTCGACATACTCCTCCTGTCAATCCCTACCCTCTCACGaagctttgcgaacgtgattgtgaaatttgtgaggagtcaggagcaatgtgaagtggctttgagaaggtTCTTCGTGGTCGAATCATACCCAGTGTCCTTTGCTTGATTTTGCAAATATTGCTTGATTGCAAATGTGGACAGGAATGACGCAGGCCCGTGACGATATGGactaatagtcctccattgtgtggaactAGCTGCGTGGCCCCGTCAAATCAAACTCTCTAAATATGTTTTTTCCCGTGCTCATGCccgcccggagcacacagccaagaTAAGAAGCCCGGCCCTCCCCGCTTGCCGTGCCGTGCCGTGGAGGGGTGTAGTCCACGGTGAGTGAACTGATCGCAACTGAAAAAAACTCTCGCTGGTCCTGTAACAAACTGCCCTCTGTTGACGATAGACGCAAACCCAAGTTTGAATTTCACCCCGGCGTAACTAGAGCCATCGGATCAGTCACATCAAATACGCTTCTGCTGCACTTCTGCAGAGGCTCTTAGTAAGCAAGCAAGTCACAGAAACGGCGGTTATTTACTGCGGTGTCCTCGCTTCGTCACGATGGATCACGAGAACCAAGTGCACCCCAAGGGTACCCCTGCCTATGTTAGTTACATagcaacaccagctagcttgatAACTCCTATTATGTGCATCAGCACAACGTCGCCACAGTCGTCCGTTCCGTTCCAAGGTCACTCGAGACACTCAATGGCTGATGGCAGGTGGTCCAGCTGGCTCcctttaccgtgtattcacacgagcgacatatCCCCAGAAGCGGGAGGAtacgaaaagcgtcatagctttctggtGTCACGTGAGCGCAAGCGCTCAATGtagtgtcttcacgtacactgctaaccaaggggaatatcctgcttcacagccacaagatattccgtagcagacgacaggaaaagacgctgacggtgtcgtctgctaggtgtcgtctgctaagtgtcgtctgctaaacgagcagtacgccactcccgatattccgcaccgtgtgaatgctcaacataacacggaacGGAACTTCGGCaatgtgagcagtgttttcgctttctcTTCCACTAGCATATTCcttgaggatgtcgctcgtgtgaatacacggttagtgGAGGAAACGGAGTGCGCTCCGAGAATAGAAGAGATGACCCCTGAGAAGGACCCCTTGAGAAGCGGCCAGGCCCTAGGGATCCCCGAAGACAGAGCGAGAGTTCGGCGAGAAAACAGGGCACCTTTAATGCGTACCAAGCTCTAGGGATCCCTGAGGACGGAGCGAGAATACGGCAGAAAATGGGGTCCTTTTAATGCGCACTAGGATCTAGGGATCCCTGCCCCAACagcaccgaatatcctctggatgtacgaataatgtcctaagaaattcgtacgtccgattgatatcctcagaatatccatcggacgtacgaatgcGTTAGGACAccattcgtacatccagaggatactTGGTGTTGGGATGAGCACGGAGCTAGAATACAGTGGTTACAGTTCATGAAGAATCGTTAGTCTTTACGGTTGAATAACATCAGTGCAAGTGGCATAGCGAGGGAAATTCAACACACAAGAAGACCCTCCACATGGATGACACTGCCTTCTGTGAAAGACTTACCAACATAGGCTGCTGACTTTGCCATAGGCAGGTTTTCGTCTAAGTACGCGATTGACACGGTGTTGATGGGAGTAGATCCGATGCCCGCAATGAACTGTCCCGCAATCATAACGAAACGGAAATTCCGAACGCTGTCGCCAGTACAACCACCGTCGCCACTCTTCACCCTGGGGCAGAGCTCCTGCGATTGACCGGTAACATGGTAGGCAGGGGCGAGAAAGTGGGCCAGTGTCACGATGAAGTTGCCGATGCCCATCAGAATGATTCCACAGCCCAGGATGCGAGGTTTGTGGCGATTGCTGGCcagaaatgaaacgggcagcatGATGAGGCTGGCAGCAAGGTCGTTGGAGCTCACGATTGATCCTGAAGGGATAAACGACGGCCGTTATTGAGTTCCACAACAAAGCGTAAATGAAAGAGCGCAGTAATACAAAGCAGGGCTCATGACTACTTTTGACATTTCTATGTCGCTATATGACACATGGGAAATAACAGCGTACCATTAAGTGAATAGTGAAGACCTATAGCCGAAAACATTAGTATAGCATTGGTACCGCCCACTGGCGTCACAGTAAGCACCGACATATTCATTGAATTTAACAGGTCCTTAAAGTAATACAGTTGTTTGCAAGTAAAGCCATAGGTGGGTTGTCTAGTCTTCCCTGAGAAATGACGCCCAGGACTTATTCCTGGTGTCTGATCTATAGTGCTGCAGCACCACTGCTTCACAATTCATCACCTACGTAGAGTGTGAACTTGAGGACGCGTAGGCTAGTGTTGAATAACTGCTATATACCATACTTTTCAAAAGAACAAGACGTTGAGGCCTACTATGGTAGCGCCTTGATGAACTGGGGGCTTCATGAAGCATTGGTTGGGGGGCCATGATATGATGTGTCGAACAATGAACAAATTAGATAACAGCTACTATAACCAAGACTCAAAAAGTTCAGCAATATGTATACGTTAAGACAATTTAAGTAGAGGTCGCTTCAAAACTACAATTCCTTCCGAAAACTGGTAatgctaaaaaaagaaaagattccTTTGGTCTGACACAGTAAGGTGACTATACTAATGGTAAGGAAGGGAGCGCACTGTTTCTTCAAAGCTTACCACTCTCGGATCCGCTGAGGCTGTAGCGCCGTTCTAGTGTTGGCAAGACCACCAGCATTATACCGCTCGCCGAGAAACTTCTCGTGAAAGATGACATACACAGTATGAACACCACCCAGGACATGGTGCGAAACTTCCGCAAGGACGGTGTCGGGTAGCCACAACAACCACACTGGGTGTCTTGTTCGCGCTGTTTGGCTTCATCGTCGTATACTAGTGCAAATTCTGGGGAGAAGGGGGCTGGGGAAGCAACATCGGTTGGCACTAAAGGAACTAGTGCGGAGACAGTCGGTACGACGTCCGCAGGCAGTTTCGGTGACTCAGCTTCTTGCGCCGTCACCAGATCATTCGGAAGTCCTTGGTCAACATTGTGGTCAAGTTGGCGTTGGCGTTGTGGCGTCGGTGTTTTGCTGAAGTGTATGGAATGAAAGTCGTGAGACTCTAAACCCTGACTCCAGAACTGGCAACGTAGTGTGTAAGCGACTGTGAGAGAGACACGTTGCGAGAAATGAGAAACGAATTCTCCAAGACAAGCGTTGCACTATCAAGTTTTGCAATAAGCTCACATGCAACATAATTAGAGAAGGAGGATGTcagggttggctaccggaaacgcGAAACGGTaattcaacaggaaacgaaaatggaaaagGAAACAAAACTGTCTTAGTTTCCACTCGTAGAAACgggaacggaaacgaaattcaaaagtggcaacgttaacggaaaccaaattcgcaggaAGTTTCCCTCGgtgttttcgcgttaatatgaaaattgtatatatccgcactattcttccagtcatcattcattcattcgtttattttcggCGCTTTCTTTTGTGTTGAGCCCACTGTGCAGCAAGGCggacgcgaaagttttggatgacttgttatttttgcgcacgtccggagacttttgaaacttaaagcCATGTATTTTCGCAACCTAGAGAGGTGTATAAGAttcgtgacgaactttgcattaaagtctttagtgtttgtgtttggttTGGCTGTCCCtttgcatccattatgtaactagaatacctgacatgaaaaagccaaaaccagacaatACGAATTCCGGAGGAGAAACAAACTAGTACcgaaattacctcggaaacggaaaagaaattcttaaaaggaaacggaaacagaaaccgctaccgaaaatcgCCCATAAACAAACataaacggaaacgaaaagcataatttttcagttaccggaaaATGAACCGGAcacaataatattttcggtaaccaaccctgcAGGATATGTAGAGCATGAAGGTCATGAGTTATATCGGGGGATTTTAGCTGTCGCAAGGTGTTTTTGAATAGCCTTGGGAAGGGAGACTACCATGAGAGTTAACGAACTGTACAAATGTCAGATGTTCGAACCCGGTCGCGGTGCTACAAATAAGCAGCCCGTTAGGGGACAACCAATGCCGTCCGTCAGCCATGCCTCTCTGTTACCTTGAATGtgcgtgctgctgctgcttgctgtcaTCGACGGCATTATTCAATAACTCTACAGCGTCCAGTTGCCGTGGTGGTGGCGCTGACACTGGAACGCTGCTCGGTCCTACATTTGGAACCACAGTGAGAACAGTAAGAGTACCTCCAGTTAACCCTGTAGTACCTGTTGCAACGTTCAAATCTGGAGTTCGCTGTGGCGTATGCCGAGCAGCTCGAGGAGACCGCAACGGGACATCAGTATCAGACGTCGGATGGGAAGGCTCAGAAGTGGTGCGGGTGCGCGGAACCGGAGGAGACGTCGATCCAGGAGACAACGTTGGCAAGTGGCGACTGCCGTCTGACCAACGCCGCGGGGAACGAGCACCTGGATCGTCGTCGTGATACACCGTTTAGCACCGAGGAGCCATTGTGTTATCCCTAATGCCCTAACCTAAAAGGCGGGTTATGTATTCACGGAATTCATGCGTGTTACTGTGAGGATGGCACATCGCATAAAAGAATGGCCTGGCGTATTGTTATGTCCTGGAATACACACCAACTATACCTGCTACATGCTGTAGCGGGTAGTTGGTAGCGGTAGCAGGTACCGCTGCAGGCTGTAGCGGTTCACTCTTGGAATGACGCGACAGGTACGGCGAAataaacaaatatatatataccggtAAGTAATACAGGTCCTGTACCGAAGCTATCAACTGCTATCAACTATATGGTTTTCTCAAGAAGGGCACACAACCTTTCATATGGTCGACTGGAGCAGTTTTAGCGGAAAAGCTAGccatatatacagtcaaccctcgatttatgaaccttcgatttatgaattccaggggcgccggaacagggggagcagggggagcgacggctcccccaCATTTACGAATGGGGGAGCACGGCTCCCTCAGTGTCAGCCCAGCGTCGTATTCTTCTACGTCGTAACGGAAAGGCCcgtgcatgtgttctttcggcGGCCATAAATTTAGAGAGCAATAAACAGAGAGCCTACCACTGTCACTGTGCGGAGACCGTTTGAGAAGAGTTACATACCAAAGGTGtcaggttcacagggttctggaTTTGACCATGGCAAGGTTTGCGGTACGAAGTGCACTGTCGAGGTTTCGAAGTGCAATAAATCAGTCCGAAAGTGTGTACCGGGAGGCGCGAGCATTACCAGACTCAATccacggggtggggtggggggatagAGGCGCAAACGGGAAACGCGAAAGGCACGCAAGACACAAGACAACTGGGGGAAATAAGGATACAAAGATACCGCCCGGTTGAAGGTTGTTATAGGGGCGGTTTGCCAGGTGCAGCCACAGATTTCAGTCGGTCGTGGCCTGGGTGCCCGCTTCGAGCTGGCGTGTGAGACCTGTAGTACGACAATAAGTGCAATTGACTAAGACGAAACGTCGCACCGGTGTTGTGTTCACGTGTCGGATTCCAACGGCAACGTCGAGGGAGCGCCATCAAGTTGTCGCCTGCAGAAGCGTTACATGATTATCAAACGCCATAGACATTGGAGAAGCCCACACCTCTGGTAAGAGATATGTATCGcagcttgtttgttgtcttcatattATGTATATGTTCACTTGTCATAGTAAAATATTCTAGCTGTTAACGGGATTGCTGGCTCCTCACTTTCCACCGTACTGATGCCCAAAACTACCCGCTGTTGTCATTTACCCGGCTTTTCCTATGGAGTCGCCCTGGACTGATAACGACAGCGTGACACCCAGTCAAAGTGCTGGGTGTCAAAGGGACacattcttgctgagctccagacCGCCCCAGGAAATTGTGGTTTCTTCGCAGAAGGCTTGCGGATCGgacgatattcgcttccagtcGCGGCACGCGTACGTGCCGCGACGACGGTTCGCGGAGACAAGTCCCCGAAGTTCCTTACACATTACTTGTCATAGAGGTCTAGGCACTGCGTAGAAGTAAAAAAAGCCGGACGCATTGAactcataccaactagcccaccacCAAGCGCTATTTAATTACAATACTTCTGCAATGCTATTTTAGATGTACTGTAcaaatatgcagatgtcgtttgCCTGGAGCACGTTTACAGTTTGTGTAGCAACCTTGTATAACGCCAgcatgagccctcaaggaaaataagtgatgatgatgatgatgatgatgtttatggtagcactttttttcgctcccccactggaaaaatagttccgacgccactgatgaattccctcgttttatgaacacgagcacggggaaccaaactttttccattcattttttcctcgttttatgaacctcgatattcgaataatgaacggaatttctgggaaccaactaggagatgcccagcgtttttgccctcaatttatgaacggatcgttccgaggtcaacagaaaccttcaaagggataattccgtggtcttatgaatggcgcctgaacggacaaaacgttttccaggtattgcaccctcggttcttaacccctcgaaatccgaacaacaaacgggttttccggggtcgcacatggtgcgaccaagtgttcctgacctcagttgatgaataaggtggtcgctgtcacccggagattaataaacggaggttaaaaatcccggaggaaatccgagaccagtccagtgcgaatgtggtgacatctcttatttccaagGCTGACACAGCGGAAgacatggtccaaagcaaaattaaacaatttagtattgcataataaacagagtgtgaatgcgctaacgtctgttctttgtgagaaggcatggtcaaaaccaaaattacacaatatatggcattataaacacaatcccaactcggaaatactgttgcatttgctcgatagtactcagttaactgaattttcgatttatgaatccctcgatttatgaacgatttttcggggaaccgagggtgttcataaatcgagggttgactgtacttcTCGAGGGGTACTGGTCACCGGACAAGACAGAACAAGACGTTATTCCTGTGACAGTATAAGCAGGTACAGGAGCATTCTGCACATGCATCCAAATTCTCTTACCGGGCGACGCTTTAGACGCTGCCACGACGGCCTCTGCACTATTATCTCTAATTATAGGTTCACTGTGGGAGACGGGGACGGAGAGGTCGATGTGAGGGTGCTGGTGGCTGCTGGTCGGGATCAAGGAGGAAGCGACGTCCTGCTTGTCGGACCCCGGCACGTCGCTAGACTCCCCCTCCTGGTTCGTTTTTAAAATGTTGGCGGCCTCCGCCATGACTTGGTTCGGTCctgctggaaaaaaaaaagaaaaccaagtGGGACGCTACGTTTGCAAGCTTAGAGCATTGACATTTCAACGCATTGTTTATGAGGTAAATTTAAGAGCGCACATTACGCTACTATGCTTTTTTGCAAAGGAAATCCCAAAAGAAAAGTTACCTTCGGGATTCAGCACAAGAACACAGCGACTAATTCTAACTGCCAAACACAGCACGACTTCACATCATCTGTATCCCGTTCGTTAAACAAGCATACGACATTTGTCCAAATTACACGTTTTTTGCAAACATGAGGGTCTGGATAGATATACGTGTAGCGTTCCTGCAGAGATGCAGTCTTGTATGTACGTATTCGCACACGCACATGTATGCAAATACACGAAATGCGGTGGTTACGACTAGACACCCGAAAAATATTACCTGCGGCGGAAGTGCGACCTTAAGGCAAAGGGAGAAGCAACAAATAATTACGAATGAGAACGAGAGACATCGTCACGTGATCTCGAGCTGTGCTCCACGTCGTCTATTAATACGTagtatatataatattattgtTGTTTTGGACGACTAAACTATACAAGAATATATAAGAAAATGCGAACGCTATGTGAAGAGACATTCGCCTATCAGTATAAACTACGCCGAATGTAATTCCTTTTCATCGCAGAGAGAACGTTATTATTGGTTGCAAACATTACCCATCACTGTGCTAAGCAAAGAGTACTACTCGTTTCCAGGCAGCCTAACTCCCCTGTACACACAATACTATACATAAACTACAATTTGCGACAAGAGTAGCAAGTTATTATAGCAGTTAGTTATCCCCGTAGAGTAGCAAGTTAGTTATCCCCGCGTACTGTGGTCTCGTACTCGTTTGAACGCTATACCCTTCACAATGAAAAAAGGCGGCCATTCTCCAAGGGAAGAAGAAGTAGTTGAGTTtgtgtttgagtttgattatagaaaaaaaagaggagacgAGACAAAGACTTGTAGATCCATAACATTTGTACGCCCTTTGTCAACGCTTCTAGGTaacataggcccggtttcaccaacgccgattaacatttgaaccgagaccaacggtcccttaacttgaatttaatgTGCCACTACGGAcgaaatctcgtgtcttcagaatcctacaaaatttatgttactgaaatcttcttgtctcactttacgtTCCTGTAAAATATGTTGgatctacgtgacgcgaaaggtagagaaaattaatttttatttttgagaattGTGACGTCATGTAATGCTCcaacggagcgcccggctctcatctggcaaagTTGTTGCCCCTCGCGCCTACTGGgaggctcactttttgcactccgttagcggagccccacgtgagataccatccgaccgctccgaccgtgcagaaaacacaaaggaggga is a window encoding:
- the LOC135393957 gene encoding solute carrier organic anion transporter family member 4A1-like isoform X2 is translated as MAEAANILKTNQEGESSDVPGSDKQDVASSLIPTSSHQHPHIDLSVPVSHSEPIIRDNSAEAVVAASKASPGARSPRRWSDGSRHLPTLSPGSTSPPVPRTRTTSEPSHPTSDTDVPLRSPRAARHTPQRTPDLNVATGPSSVPVSAPPPRQLDAVELLNNAVDDSKQQQHAHSSKTPTPQRQRQLDHNVDQGLPNDLVTAQEAESPKLPADVVPTVSALVPLVPTDVASPAPFSPEFALVYDDEAKQREQDTQCGCCGYPTPSLRKFRTMSWVVFILCMSSFTRSFSASGIMLVVLPTLERRYSLSGSESGSIVSSNDLAASLIMLPVSFLASNRHKPRILGCGIILMGIGNFIVTLAHFLAPAYHVTGQSQELCPRVKSGDGGCTGDSVRNFRFVMIAGQFIAGIGSTPINTVSIAYLDENLPMAKSAAYVGIFNSMSVFGPAIGFICGGLMLKRFVDISTDVKALNLTPDSGAWVGAWWIGFIITAILGIIFGSVTNLFPKHLPEFYTIKAERKLQQMQDINYVTMSGIQSGDFGERLSDLPMALKQLCKNCVLIFLCFAFSFGQLYCVGITAVVAKFFQAQFSMSPTGAALIIGPVVLVSGMGGAIMGGILVSRFKMDSPGIIRMCFLNCLIAIVSVMVYRTYCKDSDMAINSSFDAESGVGSEYDLPCNSHCHCSEHDFDPVCSADNKMYVSACYAGCQTTFPAGKNQGCQAEGEVFGIRRQGYRKQSHSILDSSCQAWNFRCGEKGNCLSYTNRDMAHGMFITLTVCMAASAICYAVAFGFLIRSRRQRRQKVQSDQPETVVEEAERLEAADHLDDQEGSPAE
- the LOC135393957 gene encoding solute carrier organic anion transporter family member 4A1-like isoform X1; the protein is MAEAANILKTNQEGESSDVPGSDKQDVASSLIPTSSHQHPHIDLSVPVSHSEPIIRDNSAEAVVAASKASPGARSPRRWSDGSRHLPTLSPGSTSPPVPRTRTTSEPSHPTSDTDVPLRSPRAARHTPQRTPDLNVATGPSSVPVSAPPPRQLDAVELLNNAVDDSKQQQHAHSSKTPTPQRQRQLDHNVDQGLPNDLVTAQEAESPKLPADVVPTVSALVPLVPTDVASPAPFSPEFALVYDDEAKQREQDTQCGCCGYPTPSLRKFRTMSWVVFILCMSSFTRSFSASGIMLVVLPTLERRYSLSGSESGSIVSSNDLAASLIMLPVSFLASNRHKPRILGCGIILMGIGNFIVTLAHFLAPAYHVTGQSQELCPRVKSGDGGCTGDSVRNFRFVMIAGQFIAGIGSTPINTVSIAYLDENLPMAKSAAYVGIFNSMSVFGPAIGFICGGLMLKRFVDISTDVKALNLTPDSGAWVGAWWIGFIITAILGIIFGSVTNLFPKHLPEFYTIKAERKLQQMQDINYVTMSGIQSGDFGERLSDLPMALKQLCKNCVLIFLCFAFSFGQLYCVGITAVVAKFFQAQFSMSPTGAALIIGPVVLVSGMGGAIMGGILVSRFKMDSPGIIRMCFLNCLIAIVSVMVYRTYCKDSDMAINSSFDAESGVGSEYDLPCNSHCHCSEHDFDPVCSADNKMYVSACYAGCQTTFPAGKNQAFAACSCVNVSVSLPDIKDGRLAEAVSTRCKVDCNLLVPYTFSLVVSVFCVFLNLAPATAATIRVVKPRERSLALGVRVIVSRVIGSMPAPIVFGSILDSSCQAWNFRCGEKGNCLSYTNRDMAHGMFITLTVCMAASAICYAVAFGFLIRSRRQRRQKVQSDQPETVVEEAERLEAADHLDDQEGSPAE
- the LOC135393957 gene encoding solute carrier organic anion transporter family member 4A1-like isoform X3, which codes for MAEAANILKTNQEGESSDVPGSDKQDVASSLIPTSSHQHPHIDLSVPVSHSEPIIRDNSAEAVVAASKASPGARSPRRWSDGSRHLPTLSPGSTSPPVPRTRTTSEPSHPTSDTDVPLRSPRAARHTPQRTPDLNVATGPSSVPVSAPPPRQLDAVELLNNAVDDSKQQQHAHSSKTPTPQRQRQLDHNVDQGLPNDLVTAQEAESPKLPADVVPTVSALVPLVPTDVASPAPFSPEFALVYDDEAKQREQDTQCGCCGYPTPSLRKFRTMSWVVFILCMSSFTRSFSASGIMLVVLPTLERRYSLSGSESGSIVSSNDLAASLIMLPVSFLASNRHKPRILGCGIILMGIGNFIVTLAHFLAPAYHVTGQSQELCPRVKSGDGGCTGDSVRNFRFVMIAGQFIAGIGSTPINTVSIAYLDENLPMAKSAAYVGIFNSMSVFGPAIGFICGGLMLKRFVDISTDVKALNLTPDSGAWVGAWWIGFIITAILGIIFGSVTNLFPKHLPEFYTIKAERKLQQMQDINYVTMSGIQSGDFGERLSDLPMALKQLCKNCVLIFLCFAFSFGQLYCVGITAVVAKFFQAQFSMSPTGAALIIGPVVLVSGMGGAIMGGILVSRFKMDSPGIIRMCFLNCLIAIVSVMVYRTYCKDSDMAINSSFDAESGVGSEYDLPCNSHCHCSEHDFDPVCSADNKMYVSACYAGCQTTFPAGKNQGCQAEGEVFGIRRQGYRKQSHRVDASSHCVWQYSG